One part of the Desulfonatronum thioautotrophicum genome encodes these proteins:
- a CDS encoding heavy metal translocating P-type ATPase → MGRPPKRFLVVLVHAIPGRFRLRLDHVPDQATLDMIQRGLTGHHGVREVRVSARTGSVLVFHDEGVSLEKLLSLFQNQGLTLHELSQVPQSTSALSAVTPEVAEPSGQTSLLRSLAFPGLLLRPFLPPWVRLLLAARRALPFLLKGLASLLRGRLNIDVLDGLAIGISLARRDLRSVMIITTLLSLGDFLEQWTRKRSRDQLAQDLLHLPPSVWIKNGEQLEERPLEQVQTGDLVVVHSGSRIAVDGVVVDGEAMVNQASLTGEPLAVAKGRGISVFAGTAVEEGTIIIRAEQVGDATRVNKIVKILEESERLKAGLQARAEQWADRVVPLTLGLSLLTWFLTRNLNRAVSVLLVDFSCAIKLSTPLTMLAAMREASTKGVLIKGGRFLEKLDQADTYVFDKTGTLTEAQPRGLEVVPFNGHEAREVLRIAACLEEHFPHPLARAVVAMADREGLPHKEEHSELEHILAHGIASKLDGQRVLVGSRHFIQEHGKADLSVAEQAVRRAAEQGSSVLYVGIGGELAGLIFLEDPVRREAALFLQLLRQGGVRHVLMLTGDGEESAANVAGRLNIDAYHAQLLPEDKVRIVQGLRSSGNVVAMVGDGINDTPALSASDVGISMKSGADIAHEVCDVLLTNADLDGILTARSISSRAMSRLRWNYSAAVGINGALVVLGLAGRISPTLSALIHNLATILVTVNSLRPFEKVPFSQHFAGLRGRGERAET, encoded by the coding sequence ATGGGCAGACCTCCAAAGCGCTTTCTCGTGGTTCTTGTACACGCCATTCCCGGCCGCTTTCGGCTCCGCCTGGATCACGTTCCGGACCAGGCCACGTTGGACATGATCCAGCGGGGACTGACCGGCCATCATGGGGTGCGGGAAGTGCGGGTATCGGCGCGTACGGGCAGTGTTCTGGTTTTTCACGACGAGGGCGTCTCCCTGGAAAAGCTGCTCAGCTTGTTCCAGAACCAGGGGCTGACCCTGCACGAGTTGAGTCAGGTGCCGCAATCGACATCAGCGCTGTCGGCCGTGACCCCGGAGGTCGCTGAACCATCCGGGCAAACCTCGTTGCTGCGCTCTCTGGCTTTTCCCGGGCTGCTTTTGCGTCCCTTCCTGCCGCCCTGGGTCCGTTTGCTCCTGGCCGCTCGCCGGGCATTGCCGTTTTTACTCAAGGGGCTTGCATCCCTGTTGCGCGGACGGCTGAATATCGACGTCCTGGACGGCCTGGCCATCGGCATCTCTTTGGCCCGCCGCGATCTGCGTTCGGTGATGATCATCACCACGCTGCTTTCCCTGGGAGATTTTCTGGAGCAGTGGACCCGCAAGCGCTCCCGGGATCAGTTGGCTCAGGATCTGCTGCATCTGCCGCCTTCGGTGTGGATCAAGAACGGCGAGCAGTTGGAGGAGCGGCCTCTGGAGCAGGTTCAAACCGGAGACCTGGTCGTGGTCCATTCCGGCTCGCGGATTGCCGTGGACGGGGTGGTGGTGGATGGGGAGGCCATGGTCAACCAGGCATCGCTGACAGGCGAGCCCCTGGCCGTGGCCAAGGGCCGGGGCATCTCGGTGTTTGCCGGAACCGCAGTGGAGGAAGGAACCATCATCATCCGGGCCGAGCAGGTGGGGGATGCGACCAGGGTGAACAAGATCGTCAAAATTTTGGAGGAATCCGAACGGCTCAAGGCCGGATTGCAGGCCCGGGCCGAACAGTGGGCCGACCGTGTTGTCCCCCTGACCCTGGGGCTCAGCCTGCTGACCTGGTTCCTGACCCGGAATCTGAACCGGGCCGTGTCCGTCCTGCTGGTGGATTTTTCCTGCGCCATCAAGCTTTCCACTCCGTTGACCATGCTCGCGGCCATGCGCGAGGCCTCCACCAAGGGGGTGCTGATCAAGGGTGGACGGTTCCTGGAAAAACTTGACCAGGCAGACACCTATGTCTTCGACAAGACCGGAACCCTGACCGAGGCCCAGCCCCGCGGGCTGGAAGTCGTGCCCTTTAACGGCCATGAGGCACGAGAAGTCCTGCGCATCGCGGCCTGCCTGGAGGAACACTTTCCGCATCCTCTGGCTCGGGCCGTGGTGGCCATGGCCGACCGGGAGGGCCTGCCGCACAAGGAAGAACATTCCGAGCTGGAACATATCCTGGCCCATGGGATTGCTTCCAAACTGGACGGTCAGCGGGTTCTGGTGGGCAGTCGCCATTTTATTCAGGAACACGGCAAGGCGGACCTGTCCGTCGCGGAACAGGCCGTGCGTCGGGCCGCGGAGCAGGGAAGTTCCGTGCTTTATGTAGGAATCGGCGGTGAACTGGCCGGGCTTATCTTTCTGGAAGACCCGGTGCGCCGGGAAGCGGCCTTGTTCCTGCAGTTGTTGCGCCAGGGCGGCGTCCGCCACGTGCTGATGCTCACCGGCGACGGGGAGGAAAGCGCCGCCAACGTTGCTGGGCGGCTGAACATTGATGCCTATCACGCCCAACTCCTGCCCGAGGACAAGGTCCGCATCGTCCAAGGCCTGCGCTCGTCCGGCAACGTGGTGGCCATGGTCGGGGACGGAATCAACGACACTCCGGCCCTCTCAGCGTCGGACGTGGGGATATCCATGAAATCCGGTGCGGATATCGCCCATGAAGTCTGTGACGTACTCTTGACCAACGCGGATCTGGACGGAATTCTCACGGCCAGGTCGATATCATCCCGGGCCATGAGTCGGCTGCGCTGGAACTATTCCGCGGCCGTGGGCATCAACGGCGCGCTGGTGGTCCTGGGGCTGGCCGGACGCATTTCTCCCACGCTTTCCGCCCTGATCCACAACCTGGCGACCATCCTGGTGACGGTGAACAGCCTGCGGCCCTTTGAGAAGGTGCCTTTTTCGCAGCATTTCGCCGGGCTGCGAGGGAGGGGAGAGAGGGCTGAGACCTGA
- a CDS encoding DUF4198 domain-containing protein, with translation MKRGLLLAGLLTLFLSAPALAHFQMLYTPQSALEHGGEMSLKLVFTHPFDGDHIMDMDPVQEFYVVHQRGEEGEPQKIDLKEYLSEITWNGLDDAEGKAFEANLPARVVRSMGDYVFVLVPTPYYEKADEGYIQQFTKMIVNVGGMPGNWNEPLGLPAEIVPMNKPYANWTGGVFTGVVMSNGEPVPNIEVEVEYLNVDVDMAANAFVGEPKIEAPHPAFETMSVMANDKGEFTIGLPKAGWWGIAVPDVVELEHDGKELVQEAVLWIQVTDIP, from the coding sequence ATGAAACGAGGATTGTTGCTTGCCGGTCTGTTGACCCTGTTCTTGAGCGCCCCGGCTTTGGCCCATTTCCAGATGCTGTATACCCCGCAAAGCGCCCTGGAGCATGGCGGAGAGATGAGCCTGAAGCTGGTCTTCACGCATCCTTTTGACGGCGATCACATCATGGACATGGATCCTGTACAGGAGTTCTACGTGGTGCATCAGCGTGGAGAGGAAGGCGAACCCCAGAAGATCGATCTGAAGGAATATCTCTCGGAGATCACCTGGAATGGACTGGACGACGCCGAGGGCAAGGCTTTTGAGGCCAACCTCCCGGCCCGCGTGGTCCGCTCCATGGGCGACTACGTTTTCGTGCTGGTTCCGACTCCCTACTACGAAAAGGCTGATGAAGGATACATCCAGCAGTTCACCAAGATGATCGTGAACGTGGGCGGCATGCCCGGCAACTGGAATGAGCCCCTGGGATTGCCCGCCGAGATCGTGCCCATGAACAAGCCTTATGCCAACTGGACCGGTGGTGTTTTCACCGGCGTGGTAATGTCCAACGGCGAGCCGGTTCCGAATATCGAGGTCGAGGTCGAGTACCTGAACGTGGACGTGGACATGGCCGCCAACGCCTTTGTCGGCGAGCCCAAGATCGAGGCTCCGCATCCGGCCTTTGAAACCATGTCTGTGATGGCCAACGACAAGGGCGAATTCACCATCGGTCTGCCCAAGGCAGGCTGGTGGGGCATTGCCGTGCCGGACGTGGTCGAGCTGGAGCACGACGGCAAGGAATTGGTCCAGGAAGCCGTGCTCTGGATTCAGGTCACGGATATTCCGTAA
- a CDS encoding DUF1490 family protein, which produces MNDMIRGGLLFLAGAVVGAAGASLMARQDNPLRGAVVGTLAQGLAAKDKMLTSLEKAKENVEDMVAEARQAKPTPTGLPDQSK; this is translated from the coding sequence ATGAACGACATGATACGAGGCGGATTGCTGTTTTTGGCCGGGGCGGTGGTCGGCGCGGCCGGCGCCAGCCTCATGGCCCGCCAGGACAACCCCTTGCGCGGGGCGGTTGTGGGAACCTTGGCCCAGGGATTGGCCGCAAAAGACAAGATGCTGACATCCTTGGAAAAGGCCAAGGAGAATGTGGAGGACATGGTTGCCGAGGCGCGGCAGGCCAAGCCGACCCCGACAGGATTGCCCGACCAGTCCAAATAA
- a CDS encoding TlpA family protein disulfide reductase yields the protein MTKPRHPRPGSTLGGKRLIGLVLVLLLVATVYFGTDDVRRGPVGGLPADLVGRVTVLQLTAEHCPSCRDMEPVVHALREQYEGRVYFRDIDVFQRAGTATAYGIQTIPAFVFYDRQGQERHRHEGILDQAVMVKWLEKLLAESIGSEAG from the coding sequence ATGACAAAGCCCCGCCACCCGCGCCCAGGATCGACCTTGGGAGGGAAGCGCCTCATCGGGCTGGTACTGGTTCTGTTGCTGGTGGCCACGGTGTACTTCGGCACGGACGATGTTCGGAGAGGACCTGTCGGCGGTTTGCCCGCGGACCTTGTCGGCCGGGTGACCGTGCTGCAGCTCACGGCGGAGCACTGCCCGTCCTGCCGGGATATGGAACCGGTGGTCCATGCCCTCCGGGAGCAATACGAAGGTCGGGTTTACTTTCGGGATATCGATGTTTTCCAGCGCGCCGGCACGGCCACGGCCTACGGCATCCAGACCATTCCGGCTTTTGTCTTCTACGACCGTCAAGGACAAGAGCGGCATCGCCATGAAGGCATCCTGGATCAGGCCGTGATGGTCAAGTGGCTGGAGAAACTGCTCGCGGAGTCGATTGGAAGCGAGGCGGGTTGA
- a CDS encoding DUF2325 domain-containing protein, which translates to MCATLIGGMDRLKPNYLLTARQAGVDLKIFTGKENTIASSLRDSKMIIIFTNKVSHQARNEAMQVAKARNIPVHMLHSCGVSSLKKCLQGTA; encoded by the coding sequence ATGTGCGCAACACTGATCGGCGGCATGGACCGTCTGAAACCGAACTACCTGCTGACCGCCAGGCAGGCCGGCGTTGATCTGAAAATATTCACCGGCAAGGAAAATACCATCGCCTCTTCCCTGCGCGACAGCAAAATGATCATCATCTTTACCAACAAGGTGTCCCACCAGGCTCGGAACGAGGCCATGCAGGTGGCAAAAGCCCGGAACATCCCCGTGCACATGCTGCACTCCTGCGGTGTCTCCAGTCTGAAGAAATGTCTGCAGGGCAC
- a CDS encoding HMA2 domain-containing protein — translation MQLNDIARLRDYLTVKHHIPGRLRVLFHPALINRPEVKELVSNHSELPPGVTSVRVNALAMSVVIEYDPRRIPPDLLEELVHADEQRVVEVLRELGEKLGIMT, via the coding sequence ATGCAGTTAAACGACATTGCGCGGTTGCGCGACTATCTTACGGTGAAGCACCATATTCCGGGACGCTTGCGGGTTCTTTTTCATCCGGCGCTGATCAACAGGCCCGAAGTGAAGGAACTGGTCAGCAACCATTCGGAATTGCCGCCTGGAGTGACGTCCGTCCGGGTCAACGCCCTGGCCATGTCCGTGGTCATTGAATATGATCCGCGACGCATTCCGCCGGATTTACTGGAGGAACTGGTCCATGCTGACGAGCAGCGGGTTGTGGAAGTCTTGCGGGAACTTGGCGAAAAACTGGGGATCATGACCTGA
- a CDS encoding sensor histidine kinase, giving the protein MMSRLSALVRRQWNQGVNMGANLGVNLGERGEQGRGSASGKGVSLSGCPEHGRVRAEAASDRNRTCVPLVSPAKNCTAAQPVMVWPAEACRVVRELKGEVAELAQENDRLRLALRVRDHPVEPVHGEANAHHVSESSDTEQESRQPGAVLESALVARCELLRQFDQRLLPPLREIRHALNMLNVHNRTDPSGQGYLHMGIGACHELERGLRDILELRTACLDCIALRRDLFSMETVLDNLQASFAPSCHARSIDLLVRISPRVPTQMAGDPGRVEQILFYLLDNAVRHTRQGQVRVEVDTLTSPDPEQVRLSLAVHDTGRGIPTHLLEHLSECFAEGGGTESRECRGLGVGLVMVRKLVGLMDGQFRLESLECAYTSAYCTIILERLPEEESC; this is encoded by the coding sequence ATGATGAGCAGACTCAGTGCTTTGGTTCGTCGGCAATGGAATCAGGGCGTAAATATGGGCGCGAATTTAGGCGTGAATTTGGGCGAGAGAGGGGAACAGGGGCGGGGAAGTGCTTCGGGAAAGGGCGTTTCTCTCTCGGGCTGCCCGGAACACGGACGTGTCCGCGCTGAGGCGGCGTCCGACAGGAACCGGACCTGTGTACCTTTGGTGAGTCCCGCCAAGAACTGCACGGCAGCGCAGCCGGTGATGGTCTGGCCCGCGGAGGCCTGTCGAGTGGTCCGGGAGTTGAAGGGTGAAGTGGCGGAATTGGCCCAGGAGAACGATCGGTTGCGTCTGGCCTTGCGGGTTCGGGATCACCCGGTGGAACCGGTTCACGGCGAGGCAAACGCCCACCATGTGTCCGAGTCGTCCGATACAGAGCAAGAATCGAGACAGCCCGGTGCCGTGCTGGAAAGCGCCCTGGTTGCCCGTTGTGAGTTGCTGCGCCAGTTTGACCAGCGGTTGCTGCCTCCGTTGCGAGAGATCCGTCATGCCTTGAACATGCTCAATGTGCACAACAGGACGGATCCGTCCGGTCAGGGATATCTGCATATGGGTATCGGGGCCTGCCACGAGCTGGAGCGCGGTCTGCGGGATATCCTGGAGCTGCGCACGGCCTGCCTGGACTGCATTGCCTTGCGCCGGGACCTGTTCAGCATGGAAACCGTGCTGGACAATCTTCAGGCCTCGTTTGCGCCATCCTGCCATGCCCGCTCGATAGATCTCCTGGTGAGGATATCTCCCCGCGTACCGACGCAGATGGCCGGAGACCCTGGCCGCGTCGAGCAGATCCTCTTTTATCTCCTGGACAATGCCGTGCGCCATACCCGTCAGGGCCAGGTTCGGGTTGAAGTGGACACCCTGACATCTCCGGACCCGGAGCAGGTTCGCCTCTCCCTGGCGGTTCACGATACCGGTCGGGGCATTCCGACGCACCTCCTGGAGCATCTCTCGGAGTGCTTCGCGGAGGGAGGCGGAACCGAATCGCGGGAATGCCGGGGACTGGGGGTGGGGCTGGTGATGGTCAGAAAACTGGTGGGGCTGATGGACGGACAGTTCCGCCTGGAGAGCCTGGAGTGCGCATATACCTCGGCCTATTGCACCATTATCCTGGAGCGACTGCCCGAGGAGGAGTCGTGCTGA